One Clostridium sp. CM027 genomic window carries:
- a CDS encoding DRTGG domain-containing protein codes for MSKHEEVINYILSLSIGTKISVRGLGCILGLSEGTAYRAIKEAENLGIVNTVPRVGTVRVEKVNKKNIETLTYAEVISILDATILGGKEGINRSLNKFIIGAMDVESISKYIRPGYLLIVGNREEAQQLALENEAAVLITGGFDCSEKVKALANKKGIPVLSSTYDTFTVASMINKAIYESMIKKEIILAEDVMEVNVKYLKGTDTIATWRKLMFETNHERYPVVDENMKLIGIVTLRDLQGHDDENELIHKVMNKNTISVTPKTTVAYAAHIMGWDGIKICPVLNKKKLVGVLSIEDVIKAMEFALRQPQVAETIEDLILRNFICLHEGDDLHFNGQIIPQMLDHFGTASWSSLNMLLSTMGIMALRQNNNINISVDSIMAYFMKPVQMGSDIDIYAQIVDKGRHFSKVEISMYNAFKEPVAKAMISARVFCK; via the coding sequence ATGTCAAAGCATGAAGAAGTTATTAACTATATTCTTTCCCTTTCGATTGGAACTAAAATCTCAGTAAGGGGTCTCGGTTGTATATTAGGGCTTAGCGAGGGTACAGCTTATAGAGCTATAAAAGAAGCTGAAAACTTAGGCATTGTTAATACCGTGCCAAGGGTTGGAACCGTAAGAGTTGAAAAGGTAAATAAAAAAAATATTGAGACGTTGACTTATGCTGAAGTTATAAGCATCCTTGATGCAACGATTTTAGGCGGAAAAGAAGGAATAAATAGAAGCTTAAATAAATTTATAATAGGGGCAATGGATGTTGAATCAATAAGCAAATATATAAGACCAGGTTACTTACTTATTGTTGGAAACCGCGAAGAAGCACAACAGCTTGCCCTTGAAAATGAGGCAGCGGTGCTAATTACTGGAGGGTTTGATTGTAGTGAAAAAGTAAAGGCCTTGGCAAATAAAAAAGGTATTCCTGTATTATCTTCAACATATGATACCTTTACAGTAGCAAGTATGATAAATAAAGCTATTTATGAGAGTATGATTAAGAAGGAAATTATCTTAGCTGAAGATGTAATGGAAGTTAATGTTAAGTATTTAAAAGGGACCGATACTATTGCTACTTGGAGAAAATTAATGTTTGAAACTAATCATGAGAGATATCCCGTGGTGGACGAGAATATGAAGCTTATTGGCATAGTTACTTTAAGAGATTTGCAAGGGCATGATGATGAAAATGAACTAATACATAAGGTTATGAATAAAAATACTATAAGTGTAACACCGAAAACAACTGTAGCTTATGCTGCTCATATTATGGGATGGGATGGTATAAAGATTTGTCCTGTACTTAATAAGAAAAAACTAGTAGGAGTTCTAAGTATAGAAGATGTTATAAAGGCGATGGAGTTTGCATTAAGGCAGCCACAAGTTGCGGAAACTATAGAAGATCTTATTTTAAGAAATTTCATATGTTTACATGAGGGCGATGATTTACACTTTAATGGCCAGATTATTCCTCAAATGCTAGACCATTTTGGTACTGCTTCTTGGAGTTCACTTAATATGCTATTATCAACAATGGGTATAATGGCATTAAGACAGAATAATAATATTAATATTTCAGTAGATAGTATTATGGCATACTTTATGAAGCCTGTACAAATGGGTAGTGATATTGATATATATGCACAAATTGTGGATAAAGGAAGACACTTTTCTAAGGTTGAAATTAGTATGTACAATGCATTTAAGGAACCTGTGGCAAAGGCTATGATTTCTGCAAGGGTATTTTGTAAATAA
- a CDS encoding DNA polymerase III subunit alpha, producing the protein MKEKEDLGSFVHLHVHTEYSLLDGSGKIKDLISKTKKLGMKSIAITDHGVMYGCVEFYKQAKEQGIKPIIGCEIYVAAKSMNIKEADRDNSTHHLVLLVKNLLGYENLMQIVSAASIKGFYYKPRVDFEFLSKHSEGLIASSACLGGEIQSLLLKDNYEKAKVIALKYSEIFKDGFYLELQYHGMQEQFKVNELLVKLSKDTGIPLICTNDTHYIEQEDSKAHDVLLCIQTAKTVDEENRMRYPSDQFYLKAPGEMKKNFAYVPEALSNTVKIAEQCNFDYEFHVSKLPKFPLPPGVEPYEYLRENCYKGMVTRYDVFSDVMINGFSIEYINEIADGNVFAKLYVDRLEYELNIIKQMGYVDYFLIVWDFIKFAVEHDIPTGPGRGSAAGSIVAFTLDITKIDPIKYSLIFERFLNPERVSMPDIDSDFCYEGRQAVIDYVVQKYGSDNVSQIITFGTMAPRACIRDVGRAMSYSYAEVDRIAKMIPTVIGITINKAIEMNAELRVLYEDDNRVEALIDVAKALEGLPRHSSTHAAGVVIASKPLVSYVPLQKNDEMIVTQFPMGTLEELGLLKMDFLGLRTLTVMRDCVDFVKENRNVSIDIDNLDIEDHKVYKMIGEGKTVGIFQLESAGMTSFMKELKPDNLEDIIAGISLYRPGPMAEIPRYIRNKNSMDKVEYETQQLEEILGVTYGVMVYQEQVMEIVRKLAGYSMGRSDLVRRAMSKKKHKVMEEERYNFIHGIVDEAGNIEVEGCLRNGITELAANRIFDQMMEFASYAFNKSHAAAYAVVGYETAYLMCYYPTEFIAAMLNSVKGSSEKIAFYTRYAVQINIGVLPPSINESFAGFTVKGDTIRFGLTALKNVGVNVIDSIVRNREEKGDFTGFMDFCNKIDTSCVSKRAVESLIKAGAFDDFKIHRSQLLAIYEKVLDGVNNDRKRNIEGQINLFLDFENTYNNFEIEYPNIKEFKKKHLLAMEKEMTGIYLSGHPLDEYEETLKIQTNTRISDIVAEESLEEGDDMLGESFKLKDGDKVIIGGIISFVNKKVTKNNDMMAFINLEDLYASVEVIVFPRTFEKYKSLMEEDEIVILKGRVSIREEEQPKILCEDIKPLLKINSEKIYILIENELMMKDALKKLKQNLAIYRGNTPVYLCTKEPRKMYAVDKGLWLSEETDTMVLLRSIFGENNIKVQ; encoded by the coding sequence ATAAAAGAAAAAGAGGACTTAGGAAGTTTCGTGCATCTTCATGTGCATACAGAGTATAGCCTGCTGGATGGTTCGGGAAAGATTAAAGATCTTATTTCTAAAACCAAGAAGCTTGGCATGAAGAGTATCGCTATAACAGACCATGGAGTAATGTATGGATGTGTGGAATTTTATAAGCAGGCAAAAGAGCAGGGAATTAAGCCTATTATTGGTTGCGAAATATATGTAGCGGCTAAATCTATGAATATAAAAGAAGCTGATAGGGATAATAGTACTCATCATTTAGTGCTTTTAGTCAAGAATTTATTGGGGTATGAGAATTTGATGCAGATAGTATCGGCTGCATCAATTAAGGGTTTTTATTATAAACCAAGAGTTGATTTTGAATTTTTATCAAAGCATAGTGAAGGGTTAATTGCAAGTAGCGCTTGTCTTGGTGGTGAGATTCAGAGCCTTCTTCTAAAAGATAATTATGAAAAAGCAAAGGTTATAGCGTTAAAATATAGTGAAATATTCAAAGATGGTTTCTACTTAGAATTACAATATCATGGTATGCAGGAACAGTTTAAGGTAAATGAGCTTTTAGTTAAGTTGTCAAAAGACACAGGGATTCCATTAATTTGTACTAATGATACTCACTATATTGAGCAAGAGGATTCTAAGGCTCATGATGTGCTACTCTGCATCCAAACAGCGAAAACTGTTGATGAAGAAAACAGAATGAGATACCCTTCAGATCAATTTTATTTAAAAGCTCCAGGGGAAATGAAAAAGAACTTTGCATATGTCCCAGAAGCGCTTAGCAATACAGTCAAAATTGCAGAGCAGTGTAACTTTGATTATGAATTTCATGTGTCAAAGCTTCCAAAATTTCCATTACCTCCTGGGGTAGAACCATACGAATACCTAAGAGAAAACTGCTACAAAGGTATGGTAACGCGGTATGATGTATTTAGTGACGTAATGATTAATGGTTTTTCTATAGAATATATAAATGAAATAGCGGATGGAAATGTATTCGCTAAGTTGTACGTAGATAGACTTGAATATGAACTCAATATAATAAAACAAATGGGGTACGTAGATTATTTTCTTATAGTATGGGATTTTATAAAGTTTGCAGTAGAGCATGATATTCCGACAGGTCCTGGCAGGGGCTCTGCGGCAGGTTCAATAGTTGCTTTTACCTTGGACATAACCAAGATAGACCCTATTAAATATAGTCTTATTTTTGAAAGATTTTTAAATCCTGAAAGAGTTTCAATGCCAGATATAGATTCTGATTTCTGTTATGAGGGACGCCAAGCAGTAATTGACTATGTAGTGCAAAAATATGGATCAGATAACGTATCACAAATTATAACATTTGGAACAATGGCTCCTAGAGCATGCATAAGAGATGTAGGAAGGGCTATGAGCTATTCCTATGCAGAGGTAGATAGAATTGCTAAGATGATACCAACTGTAATTGGTATAACTATAAATAAGGCTATTGAAATGAATGCAGAGCTCAGAGTATTATATGAAGATGATAATCGAGTTGAAGCGCTTATAGATGTAGCAAAAGCATTAGAGGGACTTCCAAGACATAGTTCCACTCACGCAGCAGGAGTAGTTATTGCGTCAAAACCTCTAGTAAGTTATGTTCCTCTTCAGAAAAATGATGAAATGATAGTAACACAATTTCCGATGGGAACCCTTGAGGAACTTGGTCTTTTAAAAATGGATTTTCTGGGACTTCGTACACTTACAGTTATGAGGGATTGTGTAGACTTCGTTAAAGAAAATAGGAATGTATCTATAGATATAGACAATTTAGACATTGAGGACCACAAGGTCTACAAGATGATCGGAGAAGGAAAGACTGTAGGGATATTTCAACTTGAATCTGCAGGAATGACTAGCTTTATGAAGGAACTAAAGCCAGATAATTTAGAAGATATTATTGCAGGTATAAGTTTGTACAGGCCGGGCCCAATGGCCGAAATTCCACGTTATATAAGAAATAAAAATAGCATGGATAAGGTGGAATATGAAACTCAACAACTCGAAGAAATTTTAGGCGTTACATATGGCGTAATGGTATATCAAGAACAAGTTATGGAAATTGTTAGAAAGCTTGCTGGGTATTCAATGGGAAGATCTGATCTTGTCCGTCGTGCAATGTCTAAAAAGAAGCATAAAGTTATGGAAGAGGAAAGATATAATTTCATCCATGGCATAGTGGACGAGGCTGGCAATATAGAAGTTGAAGGTTGTCTTCGAAATGGTATTACAGAGTTGGCAGCAAACCGCATATTTGATCAAATGATGGAATTTGCGTCATACGCTTTTAATAAATCTCATGCGGCAGCCTATGCAGTTGTGGGATATGAAACAGCATATTTAATGTGTTATTATCCAACAGAATTTATAGCTGCTATGCTGAATAGTGTAAAGGGTAGTAGTGAGAAAATAGCCTTCTATACTAGATATGCAGTGCAAATTAACATTGGAGTGCTGCCTCCTAGTATAAATGAAAGCTTTGCGGGGTTTACTGTAAAAGGTGATACTATAAGATTTGGTCTTACAGCTTTAAAAAATGTAGGGGTAAATGTGATAGATAGCATTGTACGAAACAGAGAAGAAAAAGGTGATTTCACCGGTTTTATGGATTTTTGTAATAAAATAGATACTTCCTGTGTAAGTAAGAGAGCAGTAGAAAGTCTTATAAAGGCAGGAGCATTTGATGATTTCAAAATTCACAGGTCACAACTACTAGCAATCTATGAAAAAGTATTAGATGGAGTAAATAATGATAGGAAGAGAAATATTGAGGGGCAAATAAATTTATTTTTAGATTTTGAAAATACTTATAATAATTTTGAAATAGAGTATCCTAATATTAAAGAATTTAAAAAGAAACACCTTTTAGCTATGGAAAAAGAAATGACGGGGATATATTTATCTGGTCATCCACTGGATGAATATGAAGAGACACTTAAAATACAAACTAATACAAGAATTTCTGATATTGTAGCAGAAGAAAGCCTTGAAGAAGGCGATGACATGTTAGGTGAAAGCTTTAAACTTAAAGATGGTGATAAAGTTATTATTGGTGGTATAATATCATTTGTTAATAAGAAAGTTACAAAGAATAATGATATGATGGCTTTTATTAATTTGGAGGATTTATACGCAAGTGTGGAAGTAATAGTTTTTCCGAGGACATTTGAAAAGTATAAATCATTAATGGAAGAGGATGAAATAGTAATACTAAAAGGTAGAGTTAGCATTAGGGAAGAAGAGCAACCAAAGATATTATGTGAAGATATTAAACCACTCCTAAAGATTAACAGTGAAAAAATTTATATCCTAATAGAAAATGAACTTATGATGAAGGATGCACTAAAAAAATTAAAACAGAATTTAGCTATTTACAGAGGGAATACTCCTGTATATCTTTGTACAAAAGAGCCAAGAAAAATGTACGCTGTAGATAAAGGGTTGTGGTTAAGTGAAGAAACAGATACTATGGTACTTCTAAGAAGTATATTTGGAGAAAACAACATAAAAGTTCAATAA
- the pfkA gene encoding 6-phosphofructokinase — MKTIAVLTSGGDAPGMNAAIRAVVRMGIFKGIRVMGVKRGYSGLINGEIFDMDRHSVSDIIHRGGTILRTARCEEFKTEAGRAKAVNVLRVFGIDGLVVIGGDGSFKGAQLLSDLGIATVGIPGTIDNDLPYSEYSIGFDTALNTVLDAINKIRDTSSSHERVSVVEVMGRNCGDIALYAGIGGGAEEVIIPEKGYEIDGLCKTIFEGKLRGKMHNLIILAEGVGGANELAKQVEETTGIESRATILGHIQRGGSPSAFDRMLASRMGVAAVEVLIEGKSGRVIGMKDGKIMDEDINEALEIPRKFNERLYHISKILSY; from the coding sequence ATGAAAACAATTGCGGTATTAACAAGTGGAGGCGACGCACCGGGAATGAATGCAGCCATTAGAGCAGTAGTTAGAATGGGTATATTTAAAGGCATAAGAGTTATGGGCGTAAAAAGAGGATATAGTGGCCTTATAAACGGTGAAATTTTTGATATGGATAGACATTCTGTTTCGGATATAATACATAGAGGTGGAACTATTCTTAGAACTGCCCGTTGTGAAGAATTTAAAACAGAAGCTGGAAGAGCAAAGGCAGTTAATGTATTAAGGGTATTTGGAATTGATGGATTAGTAGTAATTGGAGGAGATGGTTCTTTCAAAGGAGCACAACTTTTATCAGATTTAGGTATTGCAACGGTTGGTATACCTGGAACTATTGATAATGATCTGCCTTATAGTGAATATTCTATAGGATTTGATACAGCACTAAATACAGTACTGGATGCTATAAATAAAATAAGAGATACATCAAGTTCTCATGAAAGAGTTAGTGTAGTTGAAGTAATGGGAAGAAATTGTGGAGATATAGCCTTATACGCTGGTATTGGCGGAGGGGCTGAAGAAGTTATTATTCCTGAAAAAGGGTATGAAATAGATGGTTTATGCAAAACTATATTTGAAGGTAAACTAAGAGGCAAAATGCACAATCTGATAATTCTTGCTGAAGGTGTAGGCGGAGCAAATGAACTTGCAAAGCAAGTAGAAGAAACAACAGGAATTGAATCAAGAGCTACAATACTCGGCCATATTCAAAGAGGTGGAAGCCCAAGTGCCTTTGATAGAATGCTTGCTTCAAGAATGGGAGTAGCAGCTGTAGAAGTTCTTATAGAAGGTAAATCAGGAAGAGTAATTGGTATGAAAGATGGCAAAATAATGGATGAAGACATCAATGAAGCATTAGAAATACCAAGAAAATTTAATGAAAGACTTTATCATATTTCAAAAATTCTTTCTTACTAA
- the pyk gene encoding pyruvate kinase, producing the protein MKKTKIICTVGPASDNSETIKSLIDAGMDASRHNFSHGDHAEHKIRMDLVKELRSELNKHIAIILDTKGPEIRTGNFAAGKVELKEGAKFTVVCGEEVVGDETICSVTYNKLYEDVKPNDTILIDDGLVGLIVEQVKGKRIHCKVANTGMIGNHKGVNVPGVSINLPALTEQDISDLKFGAEQGVDFVAASFIRKASDVLDIRCVLNENGGGDIQIFSKIENREGVNNIDDIIKFSDGIMVARGDLGVEIPTEEVPIVQKMIIQKCNAAGKAVITATQMLDSMMRNPRPTRAESSDVANAIFDGTDAIMLSGETANGKYPVEAVTIMSKIAKAAENALNYEENLKNKGKYHIPNVPNAISLATCNTAMELKASAIITATQSGSTAKKVSAYRPECPVIAVTPYEKIARSLALNWGVVAICEEKVESTDELIDKSVNIALKEGYVEKGDLVVIAAGIPANYVGSTNMMKVHIVGDILLQGKGNISASACGTAYYVKSAKEAKDTMRDGDILVMKTLNREYIDILDRVSGIIVEEDELSSSVVIECTSREIPIIYSAIGAEEVIKTGSFITMDAARGIVYSGRANVKN; encoded by the coding sequence ATGAAAAAAACTAAAATTATCTGTACAGTAGGGCCAGCAAGTGACAATAGTGAAACTATAAAAAGCTTAATTGATGCGGGAATGGATGCTTCAAGGCATAATTTTTCTCACGGAGATCATGCAGAACATAAGATAAGAATGGACTTAGTAAAAGAGCTACGATCAGAGCTTAATAAACATATTGCTATAATACTAGACACTAAGGGACCAGAAATCAGAACAGGAAATTTTGCAGCTGGTAAAGTTGAATTAAAGGAAGGCGCAAAATTTACTGTTGTTTGTGGTGAAGAAGTTGTTGGAGATGAAACTATTTGTTCAGTAACATACAATAAATTATATGAAGATGTTAAACCGAATGATACTATACTAATAGATGATGGTTTAGTGGGACTTATTGTAGAACAAGTAAAAGGTAAAAGAATACATTGCAAGGTTGCAAATACTGGTATGATAGGTAACCATAAAGGAGTTAATGTGCCTGGTGTTTCAATAAACTTACCTGCACTTACAGAGCAAGATATCAGTGATTTAAAATTTGGAGCTGAGCAAGGTGTTGATTTTGTTGCAGCATCTTTTATAAGAAAAGCATCAGATGTACTTGATATAAGATGTGTACTTAACGAAAATGGTGGCGGAGATATACAAATTTTCTCTAAGATCGAAAATAGAGAAGGGGTTAATAATATTGATGATATTATTAAATTCTCTGATGGTATTATGGTTGCAAGAGGAGATTTAGGAGTTGAAATCCCTACTGAAGAAGTTCCAATAGTTCAAAAAATGATTATCCAAAAGTGTAATGCTGCTGGAAAGGCAGTTATAACAGCTACTCAAATGTTAGATTCTATGATGAGAAATCCAAGACCAACTAGAGCCGAGTCATCAGATGTTGCAAATGCAATATTCGATGGTACAGATGCTATAATGCTCAGTGGTGAAACTGCTAATGGTAAATACCCTGTAGAGGCAGTAACTATAATGTCTAAAATAGCAAAAGCTGCTGAAAATGCTCTTAATTATGAAGAGAATTTAAAGAATAAGGGCAAATATCACATTCCTAATGTACCAAATGCCATTAGTTTAGCTACTTGCAATACAGCTATGGAACTTAAGGCTTCAGCTATTATTACTGCAACTCAAAGTGGTAGTACAGCTAAAAAAGTTTCAGCTTACAGACCAGAATGCCCTGTTATAGCTGTTACTCCTTATGAAAAGATAGCTAGAAGTCTTGCATTAAACTGGGGTGTAGTTGCAATATGTGAAGAGAAGGTAGAATCTACAGATGAACTTATAGATAAATCTGTAAATATTGCTTTAAAAGAAGGCTATGTAGAAAAGGGAGATTTAGTAGTTATTGCTGCTGGAATTCCAGCAAATTATGTAGGTAGTACAAATATGATGAAAGTTCATATTGTTGGTGATATATTACTTCAAGGTAAGGGAAATATAAGTGCTTCAGCTTGTGGTACAGCTTATTATGTAAAAAGTGCAAAAGAAGCTAAAGACACTATGAGAGATGGAGACATTTTAGTAATGAAAACATTAAATAGAGAATATATTGACATATTAGATAGAGTTTCAGGAATTATTGTAGAAGAAGATGAATTAAGTTCAAGTGTTGTTATTGAATGTACATCAAGAGAAATTCCAATAATATATAGTGCAATAGGAGCAGAAGAAGTTATTAAAACTGGTTCATTTATAACAATGGATGCAGCTAGAGGCATTGTGTATAGTGGTAGGGCTAATGTAAAAAACTAA
- a CDS encoding DUF1540 domain-containing protein, translating to MSGTLSCSATNCVNNMSGICSASTINVSGSNAHSSEATKCETFAEKGLKNSLTNVLNMNVVGEFKQVFNSDSIEMSPNIRCIAKNCIHNRENLCAADNIMVNGTGALTTEKTQCETFKE from the coding sequence ATGAGCGGAACTCTAAGTTGCAGCGCAACAAATTGCGTCAATAATATGTCAGGAATTTGCTCAGCTAGTACTATCAATGTCTCGGGGTCAAATGCTCATAGTAGTGAGGCAACGAAGTGTGAAACATTTGCTGAAAAAGGATTAAAGAATTCATTAACTAATGTACTTAATATGAATGTAGTTGGTGAATTTAAACAAGTATTTAATAGTGACTCTATAGAGATGAGTCCGAATATTAGATGCATTGCTAAAAATTGTATACACAATAGAGAAAATTTATGTGCTGCAGATAATATTATGGTTAATGGTACAGGTGCTTTAACTACTGAAAAAACACAATGTGAGACTTTTAAAGAATAA